The following are encoded in a window of Pygocentrus nattereri isolate fPygNat1 chromosome 5, fPygNat1.pri, whole genome shotgun sequence genomic DNA:
- the emx1 gene encoding homeobox protein EMX1: protein MFSAAGKRCFTIESLVAKESPLSGEEPVRPAALTYTPPTDSFLGGYQSPAGRALYTSPELVFPDAVSHAPLSAHPHQLGGAHLQHPHFFSAQHREPINFYPWVLRNRFFGHRFQGNEVAHDSLLLHGPFARKPKRIRTAFSPSQLLRLERAFDKNHYVVGAERKQLANSLSLSETQVKVWFQNRRTKYKRQKLEEEGPESTQKKKGNHHINRWRIATKQTGSEDIDVTSDA from the exons ATGTTCTCAGCCGCGGGGAAGCGCTGCTTCACCATCGAGTCTTTAGTGGCGAAGGAGAGCCCGTTGTCGGGGGAAGAGCCCGTGCGCCCCGCCGCCCTCACCTACACGCCCCCCACAGACTCTTTCCTGGGCGGCTATCAGAGCCCCGCGGGCCGAGCGCTCTACACCAGCCCGGAGCTCGTGTTCCCGGACGCGGTGAGCCACGCGCCTCTGAGCGCGCACCCGCACCAACTCGGCGGTGCGCACCTCCAGCACCCGCACTTCTTCAGCGCGCAGCACCGAGAACCCATCAACTTCTATCCGTGGGTGCTACGGAACCGGTTCTTCGGACATCGATTTCAAG ggAATGAGGTGGCTCATGACTCGCTGCTGCTGCACGGGCCCTTCGCCCGCAAGCCGAAGCGGATCCGCACggccttctctccctctcagctGCTGCGCCTCGAGCGCGCCTTCGACAAGAACCACTACGTGGTGGGAGCGGAGCGCAAACAGCTGGCCAACAGCCTCAGCCTGTCCGAGactcag GTGAAGGTCTGGTTCCAGAACCGCAGGACCAAGTACAAACGGCAGAAGCTGGAGGAAGAGGGACCGGAGAGCACGCAGAAGAAGAAGGGCAACCACCACATCAACCGCTGGAGGATTGCCACCAAGCAGACCGGCTCTGAGGACATAGACGTCACATCTGATGCCTAG